The window cgctagaactccattcttacaaaaaatagaagatttactgttaagcagACTACTGAATTAGTGTAgatatggtataaatattatcagcgcacttgtgaaagaatattagactcaccagttgacgtgtattggacgcttggcatgatttgtttacttttgaactttggtaaaaatcgaacatttctgctactttgagctcaatttcaaggtaattttcattgtaaaaccagtcaaaatcatctcaatttctgtaatatgtcttccattctataaaatgagaccaggaaaactagaatacaacaataaataccatacaaaaaaacagtgcaaattcgctgttttaatccaaaaacacggtcagtttttttttttcctcattacgcactgtgtgctgcaggattttttttataatgcgcacactgaccacatagacccattctttcatatgtaggcctaccagctttctctcactagattagagggcgctagaatttaggcatactagtacgtcaaaaaccctggtgcgtaagccgtactagtacggccaaaaccctgatagggttaagtgaggagaggctgtattatacaTACCTGAACCAAAAGATCACTGGCTTTTTGTGTCTGAGTTCTAGTATCAGGAGGCTGAAATGCTGCAGTTGAAGCTTTAGTATAATGATCTTCTGGAAGACCTTTCAAATGTGCTAGCCGGGAGGCCATTTCTTCTTCCGTTGGTAAATTCTCCATTTGAGACTGGCGGAGATTCTGCAGACGCTGTGCAATTTCCAAATCAGCCTGAGGAAGATGCACAGCAGATTACCTAACTGATATTTATGACACTCATTAAATACAGTTAAAATATAATCATActtgttaataaatttattatgcAGAAATTTTACAACCAGTTTTATGGAGATAATTTCCGTACACACATGCCAATAATTGAGCATAACCCTCGAAAGCTCCAAATACaagtatagtacagtactggaGACTGTGACCCATACATCACTGTTACAAAACATCAATTTATCTGTCTGTGTTATCTATGGTATACCACAGCATATAACAGCATTTATGCAATGCAGTGATAAAAAACAGAATATGTTTGATTATTTACtgaaagtgctaaacctgtagcaGCCATAAAGAGTCTGGGATAAGTAAGGCAGTAAAATCCAATCCAAAGAAAGGAGAGgataaatccagttccttggGTCAAGACCTCACCATGAAGGAATTAAGGATATTTTTGCGAGATTTCCTCAACCCTTGATGGCCAATGAAAGCCAAGAAATTtgactatacagtggaacctcgcctaacgaacgcatcgcataacgttaaatccgcctagcgatacattttaacgcaaaatttttgcctcggctagcgctcaaaaactcgctcaacgaggttcgttcgagacgcgtccacgtgtggcctgagcctgcctcacttgttccttgggtgccagtgtttacaagccagccaccgcggtcgcttccaagcatacaatcggaacatttcatattatcatagcctttttagtgattgcacctgcaaaataagtcaccatgggccccaagaaagcttctagtgccaaccctacagcaaaaagagtgagaattactatggatatgaagaaagagatcattgctaagtatgaaagtggagtgcgtgtctccgagctggccaggttgtacacaaaaccccaatcaaccatcgctactattgtggccaagaaaatggcaatcaaggaagctgttcttgccaaaggtgcaactttgttctcgaaacagagatcgcaagtgatagaagatcttgagagactgttattagtgaggataaacaaaaaacagatagcaggagatagcatctctcaagcgatcatatgtgaaaagtctagttgcatgacgatttaattagaaaaatgcctgcaactagtgatgatgtgagtgaatttaaggccagcaaaggttggtttgagagatttaagaatcgtagtgccatacatagtgtgataaggcatggtgaggctgccagttaggaccacaaagcagctgaaaaatatgtgcaggaattcaaggagtacatagacagtgaaggactgaaacatgaacaagtgtttaattgtgatgaaacaggcctgttttggaagaaaatgccaaacagggcatacattactcaggaggaaaaggcactcccaggacataagcctctgaaagacaggcttactctgttgatgtgtgccaatgctagtggtgattgcaaagtgaagcctttattggtgtatcactctgaaactcccagtgtgttcaggaaaaacaatgtcctcaaggctaatgtgtgtgtgctgtggagggcaaacagtaaggcatgggtcactagggactttttctatgactggttacaccatgcatttgcccccaatgtgaaaaattacctaattgaaaagaaattagaccttaagtgcctgctggtattagacaatgctcctggccatccttcagacgtggcagagcgactttctgcggaaatgagcttcattaaggtcaagtttttgcctcctaataccactcctctcctgcagcccatggaccagcaggtaatttccaacttcaagaaactgtacacaaaagctatgtttgaaaggtgctttgtagtgccctcagaaactcaattgactctaagagagttttggagagatcactttagcatcctcaattgtgtaaagattataggtaaggcttgggaggaagtgactaagaggaccttgaactctgcttggaagaaactgtggccagaatgtgtagacaaaagggattttgaaaggtttgaggctaaccctgggaatcctatgccagttgaggaatccactgtggcattggggaagtccttggggttggaggttagtggggaggatgtggaagagttggtagaggaggacaatgaagaactaaccactgatgagctgctagatcatcttcaacagcaagaggccacacctgaggaaactgcttcggaggaggggatagagaaattgaggaagttgcctacttcaaagattaaggaaatgtgtgcaatgtggcttaaagtgcaaaccttttttgatgaaaatcaccctcacacagctattgcaagccgtgttggcaacctgtacactgacaatgttgtgaaacactataggaaagtcataaaggaacgggaggtacaggcctctatggacagatatgttgtgcgacagaggtccagtgactctcaagctggtcctagtggcattaaaagaagaagggaagtaaccccggaaaaggacttgccacctcaagtcctaatggaaggggattccccttctaaacactaacaccatcaacactctgccctcctcccatcccatcaatcatcaccagatcttcaataaaggtaagtgtcatataactgtgcatgtcttcttcagtttgtgtgtattaaaattaatatttcatgtggtaaaattttttttttgctcatactttggggtgtcttgcatggattaatttgatttccattatttcttatggggaaaattaattcgtctaacgataatttcgcctaaaattgagctctcaggaacggattaatagcgttaggcaaGGGTCTACTGTACTACCTTATTCAAAGATACAGTAACCATATAGGTACAGTAAAGAACAGAATGACAGATAACAGGGTGCCAAATGAAGGTTATCCAATTTGTTTAAGCAACAGAAATCTTAAAATCATGTAAAGTGGCCCAGTCAGAAGTATGATGAATAGTGTATTGAAAGTAAGTTGCTATGAGTTAACAATCtgtgcctgcacaagcaatacctacctacctggaggatgtgccAGAGGTCAACACCCCCaatgcctggtccatgaccaggcctccaggaaAATAAGTCTACATACATGTATAGGGATGATCAATGTTTGAAGGAAGAACAGAGGCATGTTTGTTAATGGTGGTGTCAGAAACAAGATAGTGCTAAGCACACAGCCTTGTAGTACACCCTCAAATTGCACAAAGTTAAGGGAAAAGCTTTGGATGCATATTTTACAGACTCCAAAGCCATTCAAGTAGAAGCCATGGATCAACAACTAAGCAATTTGTTGACACAGTAGAAAACAGCTGTGACTTAGCACATGAAGTCACAACTGAAAACTGCCAATATGGTGATCAGGGTAACAGTTATTGAAAAACCACGAATACCAAATAAatcctatttttttttcaacacggcagtcgtctcccaccgaggcagggtgacccaaaaaagaaagaaacattttcaccatcattcaacactttcaccatcactctcacaatatcactatctttgcagaggcacccagatatgacagtttagatatccTAAAtatatatgttaaaaaaaaacatatcttgC of the Cherax quadricarinatus isolate ZL_2023a unplaced genomic scaffold, ASM3850222v1 Contig4829, whole genome shotgun sequence genome contains:
- the LOC128691215 gene encoding abscission/NoCut checkpoint regulator encodes the protein MSDQDKNPLKKQLSKSSLEKSLQMISPPQQAPITIYPGPSAGMANLSKADLEIAQRLQNLRQSQMENLPTEEEMASRLAHLKGLPEDHYTKASTAAFQPPDTRTQTQKASDLLVQVCIIQPLLT